In one window of Meiothermus sp. DNA:
- a CDS encoding carbohydrate ABC transporter permease, translating into MSPVQTQEAARMRAKAALRKGLRISLSYALMLVILGFAIFPFLWTLAISITDKQASGISIYDFPKSLFPPAVTLGNFFEVITKLNLGKYFLNSVIITALTVVGTLVVSALAAYPLARLQFPGRGLIFGAIVATLVLPTEIAFIVNVLTLRDLGLLGTYAGVVLPIIATAFGIFLMRQAYLAIPGTLMEAARIDGASELQILWRVMIPLSVPSLTALGIFTLVGTWNAFFWPSVALLTNDDLLPMSVAILKLKGQFNYDVFNVAAGAMIMMIPVLVVFFLAQRFFMRGLEGAVKG; encoded by the coding sequence ATGAGCCCAGTACAAACCCAGGAAGCCGCCCGTATGCGGGCAAAAGCCGCCCTGCGCAAGGGGCTGCGCATCAGCCTGAGCTACGCGCTGATGCTTGTCATTCTGGGTTTTGCCATTTTTCCCTTCCTCTGGACCTTGGCCATCTCCATCACCGACAAACAGGCCAGCGGCATCAGCATCTACGACTTTCCCAAAAGCTTGTTCCCGCCAGCCGTCACGCTGGGCAATTTTTTCGAGGTGATTACCAAGCTCAACCTGGGGAAGTATTTCCTCAACTCGGTGATCATCACCGCTCTGACGGTGGTTGGAACCCTGGTGGTCTCGGCGCTGGCAGCCTATCCGCTGGCCCGGCTGCAGTTTCCGGGCCGGGGTCTGATTTTTGGGGCCATTGTGGCAACGCTGGTTCTGCCGACCGAGATTGCCTTTATCGTCAATGTGCTTACGCTGCGCGACCTGGGGTTGCTGGGCACGTATGCCGGGGTAGTGCTGCCCATCATCGCCACCGCATTTGGCATTTTTCTGATGCGACAGGCGTATCTGGCCATTCCTGGCACGCTGATGGAGGCCGCCCGCATAGACGGGGCCAGTGAGCTCCAGATTTTGTGGCGGGTGATGATTCCCCTGTCGGTGCCCTCGCTGACGGCGCTGGGCATCTTTACCCTGGTGGGCACCTGGAACGCTTTTTTCTGGCCCTCGGTGGCCCTCCTGACCAATGATGATCTGTTGCCCATGTCGGTGGCCATCCTGAAGCTCAAGGGCCAGTTCAACTACGATGTGTTCAACGTGGCAGCCGGGGCCATGATTATGATGATTCCTGTGCTGGTGGTCTTTTTCCTGGCTCAGCGCTTCTTCATGCGGGGCCTCGAGGGCGCCGTGAAGGGTTAG
- a CDS encoding DUF4127 family protein, with translation MKRVLLLPADTRPVTLELPHQLARVAGLEMRSPPIEILNKMNQPGNTAALAEWLRREAPAADAAIVTLETLALGGMIPARRVSDPLEEVLPRLEVLREIKQRSPHLRILAHGVIVRVAHDNDPLEEKPYYGEWGPLLRKYSEWMDRLERKEAAGQEPGDAPMELDRARLHLPKEVLQDWLATRERNHALHLAAIDLLNEGVLEYLALTLDDTTPYSLAARDRRRLEARLDELGLWGEADIYPGADEAACTLLARALLNHAGRKTKVLVRYPSVLAPQAAMLYEDRPLGELVKAHLRAAGCVAVQSTEQADLILAVNAPATRQAQRQPDYETVDTAERHLPELIDRLVGDQAVGRLVAVADVAYANGAENRFMQLLLQAVNLPVAGGLCGLEHRRQ, from the coding sequence ATGAAGCGCGTTCTGTTGCTACCTGCCGATACCAGACCCGTGACCCTCGAGCTACCCCACCAACTGGCGCGGGTGGCCGGGCTGGAGATGCGTTCGCCCCCAATCGAAATCCTGAACAAGATGAACCAGCCGGGCAACACAGCAGCCCTGGCGGAGTGGCTGCGGCGCGAGGCCCCTGCTGCCGATGCCGCCATCGTGACCCTGGAGACCCTCGCCCTGGGCGGTATGATTCCGGCCCGGCGGGTTTCGGACCCCCTGGAAGAGGTGTTGCCAAGGCTCGAGGTGCTGCGCGAGATCAAGCAAAGAAGTCCGCACCTGCGCATTCTGGCCCACGGGGTGATTGTGCGGGTAGCCCATGACAACGACCCCCTGGAGGAAAAGCCCTACTACGGCGAATGGGGCCCGCTCTTACGCAAGTACTCGGAATGGATGGATCGCCTCGAGCGCAAAGAGGCCGCCGGACAGGAACCGGGCGATGCCCCGATGGAACTGGACCGGGCCCGGCTGCACCTGCCCAAAGAGGTTTTGCAGGACTGGCTGGCCACCCGCGAGCGCAACCATGCCCTGCACCTCGCGGCCATTGACCTGCTCAACGAGGGGGTGCTGGAGTACCTGGCCCTGACCCTGGACGACACCACCCCCTACAGCCTGGCCGCCCGCGACCGCCGGCGGCTCGAGGCCCGCCTGGACGAACTGGGCCTGTGGGGCGAGGCCGATATCTACCCTGGGGCCGACGAGGCCGCCTGTACGCTGCTGGCCCGGGCCCTGCTCAACCATGCCGGTCGCAAGACCAAGGTGCTGGTGCGCTACCCTTCGGTGCTGGCCCCCCAGGCAGCGATGCTCTACGAAGACCGGCCCCTGGGCGAACTGGTCAAGGCCCACCTGCGGGCGGCGGGGTGCGTGGCGGTGCAGAGCACCGAGCAGGCCGATCTGATCCTGGCCGTGAACGCACCGGCCACCCGGCAGGCCCAGCGCCAGCCCGACTACGAGACGGTGGACACCGCCGAGCGCCACCTGCCCGAGCTTATAGACCGGCTGGTCGGGGACCAGGCTGTCGGCCGGCTGGTTGCGGTGGCCGACGTGGCCTATGCCAACGGTGCAGAGAACCGCTTCATGCAGCTTCTGCTCCAGGCGGTCAACCTGCCCGTCGCTGGGGGGCTTTGCGGCCTGGAACACCGCCGGCAATAG
- a CDS encoding DUF4127 family protein yields the protein MRAGVCALFGDDPVSLAEANFSRLVDDWLYQSRVRAEVHQKLTEELGKPPSPYDLAELQWGAELAIDQRLTPLAQSLWQQYFAPALPGVRLDWGRPRLAWPRLFTGVFPLRLVREEG from the coding sequence TTGCGAGCGGGGGTATGCGCCCTTTTTGGCGACGACCCGGTCTCGCTGGCTGAGGCCAACTTTTCCCGCCTGGTAGACGATTGGCTCTACCAGAGCCGGGTGCGCGCGGAGGTGCACCAAAAGCTGACCGAGGAACTGGGTAAGCCCCCCAGCCCCTACGACCTGGCCGAATTGCAGTGGGGAGCCGAACTCGCCATCGACCAGCGCCTGACCCCGCTGGCCCAAAGCCTTTGGCAGCAGTACTTTGCCCCCGCCCTGCCGGGGGTTCGGCTGGATTGGGGGCGGCCCCGGCTGGCCTGGCCGCGCCTGTTTACCGGGGTGTTCCCTTTGCGGCTGGTTCGAGAGGAGGGGTGA